A genome region from Thermoanaerobacterium xylanolyticum LX-11 includes the following:
- the wecB gene encoding non-hydrolyzing UDP-N-acetylglucosamine 2-epimerase, with translation MLKVMPIFGTRPEAIKMAPLVKELQCADGIDTVVCVTAQHRDMLDQVLRLFNVIPKYDLDVMKESQSLSDITSSVLRGLDDVLEKEKPDLILVHGDTTTTFVAALSAFYKKIKVGHVEAGLRSFDKWFPYPEEMNRKLTGVLTDLHFAPTQTAKENLIKEGVDESSIFVTGNTVIDAMKYTVKENYIFRDDRLNDVDYNNKRVIVVTAHRRENWGLPIENICNALRKIAIDFKDTYIIYPVHKNPIVRDTVFSVLDNLDNVLLLDPIDTDEMHNLLKRCYMVMTDSGGLQEEVPSLGKPVLVLRDVTERPEAVKAGTVKIIGTDFDRVYSEAKLLLTDKNEYDRMANAVNPYGDGNASRRIVQAIKYAFGMTDEKIDEFKGSV, from the coding sequence ATGCTAAAAGTAATGCCTATTTTCGGCACAAGGCCTGAGGCGATTAAGATGGCACCGCTTGTAAAAGAGCTTCAATGTGCCGATGGAATAGATACAGTCGTGTGCGTTACAGCTCAGCACCGGGACATGCTTGATCAGGTGCTGAGGCTTTTTAATGTCATTCCTAAGTATGACCTTGATGTGATGAAGGAAAGCCAGTCACTATCCGACATAACATCATCTGTCTTAAGAGGGCTTGACGATGTCTTGGAGAAGGAAAAGCCTGATTTGATTTTGGTTCACGGCGATACCACTACGACCTTTGTTGCTGCTTTGTCGGCTTTTTACAAAAAGATAAAGGTAGGCCATGTAGAAGCAGGGCTAAGGTCTTTCGATAAATGGTTTCCGTACCCTGAGGAGATGAATAGAAAGCTTACAGGGGTTCTTACAGATTTGCACTTTGCACCGACACAGACTGCAAAGGAAAATCTCATAAAAGAAGGCGTAGATGAAAGCAGCATATTTGTCACAGGCAACACTGTCATAGATGCCATGAAATACACTGTGAAGGAAAATTACATCTTTCGGGATGACAGGTTAAATGACGTTGACTACAATAACAAAAGAGTCATCGTTGTTACGGCACATCGCAGAGAAAATTGGGGTTTGCCAATAGAAAATATATGCAATGCATTGAGGAAAATAGCCATCGATTTTAAGGATACGTATATCATATACCCAGTTCACAAAAATCCCATCGTAAGGGATACGGTATTTAGCGTTCTTGACAATCTTGACAATGTGTTGCTGCTGGATCCAATCGATACGGATGAGATGCACAACCTCTTAAAAAGGTGTTACATGGTTATGACAGACTCAGGAGGACTTCAGGAAGAAGTGCCATCATTAGGAAAACCTGTCTTGGTATTAAGAGATGTTACAGAAAGGCCTGAAGCAGTTAAAGCAGGTACTGTAAAGATAATAGGAACGGACTTTGATAGAGTATACAGTGAAGCAAAACTTTTACTTACAGATAAAAATGAATACGACAGGATGGCAAATGCAGTAAATCCATATGGGGATGGCAATGCATCAAGGCGCATTGTACAAGCCATAAAATACGCATTTGGCATGACAGATGAAAAAATAGATGAATTTAAAGGCAGCGTATAA
- a CDS encoding MraY family glycosyltransferase, with amino-acid sequence MKIYILSFVVAFVAALMATPAAKKLAYKIGAIDIPKDKRRVHNKPVPLIGGLAIYFGTVLSMLLFLPKSETNLGIIAGSTIIVALGIFDDKYELKAKVKLLGQLLAAFVVVLSGVRIDWLTNPFGDGMINMGVFAIPLSIFWIVGITNAMNLIDGLDGLAAGIASISSGSLFVVSLLNGRYATALITVAVTGAALGFLPYNFNPAKIFMGDTGAMFLGFILSAVSIQGAVKSAAAIAIAVPILALGVPVFDTIFAIIRRLANKKPIMEADKGHLHHRLLALGLSQKQAVFVMYGVSLFLGLSAILISSTNGAKGYIILIVAILAVLWGADKMGLYGHKAKNMNV; translated from the coding sequence ATGAAAATATACATTTTGTCGTTTGTTGTGGCTTTTGTGGCTGCACTTATGGCTACACCAGCGGCAAAGAAGTTGGCTTATAAAATCGGAGCCATCGACATACCAAAGGATAAAAGACGTGTTCACAATAAGCCTGTACCGCTTATAGGCGGATTGGCCATATACTTTGGTACAGTTTTAAGTATGCTTCTGTTTTTGCCAAAATCGGAGACTAACCTTGGAATCATTGCAGGAAGCACGATAATAGTCGCTTTAGGGATATTTGACGATAAATACGAATTAAAAGCTAAAGTGAAGCTATTAGGACAGCTTTTAGCAGCATTTGTGGTTGTCTTAAGCGGTGTAAGGATCGATTGGCTTACAAATCCATTTGGCGATGGCATGATAAATATGGGTGTTTTTGCGATACCTCTTAGTATATTTTGGATCGTAGGTATTACAAATGCCATGAACCTTATTGATGGACTTGACGGATTAGCTGCAGGTATAGCATCCATATCATCAGGTTCGCTGTTTGTGGTGTCTTTGCTAAATGGGCGATATGCTACTGCGCTTATTACTGTTGCTGTCACTGGAGCGGCACTGGGATTCTTGCCGTACAATTTCAACCCTGCCAAGATATTCATGGGCGATACTGGCGCCATGTTTTTAGGCTTCATTTTGTCGGCGGTATCTATACAAGGTGCAGTAAAATCGGCTGCTGCCATTGCGATTGCTGTTCCCATATTAGCTCTTGGCGTTCCGGTATTTGACACGATATTTGCAATAATAAGGCGTTTGGCAAATAAAAAGCCTATCATGGAGGCAGACAAAGGGCATTTGCACCACAGGCTTTTAGCGTTGGGCCTTTCGCAGAAGCAGGCGGTTTTTGTCATGTACGGTGTAAGTTTGTTCTTAGGTTTAAGCGCGATACTTATATCCTCCACAAATGGTGCAAAAGGCTACATCATATTGATTGTTGCGATCTTAGCTGTTTTGTGGGGCGCAGACAAGATGGGACTTTATGGGCACAAAGCTAAAAACATGAATGTGTAA
- a CDS encoding deoxycytidylate deaminase yields the protein MRPSWDEYFMMVVDVVKTRSTCLRRQVGAVIVKDKHIISTGYNGAPTGLKHCEEVGCMRESLNIPSGERHELCRGTHAEQNAIIQAALNGVSTKDATIYVSASPCSMCAKMIINAGIKRVVYEGDYPDNLSFEYLKEASVEVVKMERR from the coding sequence ATGAGGCCATCGTGGGATGAGTATTTTATGATGGTGGTAGATGTGGTGAAGACCAGATCTACTTGTTTGAGGAGGCAGGTTGGTGCTGTCATTGTGAAGGACAAGCACATCATATCGACAGGGTACAACGGTGCACCCACAGGTCTTAAACACTGTGAGGAAGTAGGGTGCATGAGGGAAAGCCTAAACATACCATCAGGTGAGAGACACGAGCTTTGTAGAGGCACTCATGCCGAGCAGAATGCCATAATACAAGCCGCATTAAACGGTGTAAGCACAAAAGATGCTACTATCTATGTAAGTGCAAGCCCGTGTTCTATGTGTGCCAAGATGATTATCAATGCAGGCATAAAAAGAGTTGTCTATGAAGGGGATTACCCTGATAATCTTTCATTTGAGTATTTGAAGGAAGCTTCTGTAGAAGTTGTGAAGATGGAAAGACGATAA
- the upp gene encoding uracil phosphoribosyltransferase, translating into MYDNVYVLDHPLIQHKISLIRDENTGSKEFRELVEEISMLMAYEVTRDLPLEEIEVKTPIAVAKTKVIAGKKLGIVPILRAGLGMVDGMMKLIPAAKVGHIGLYRDPETLKPVEYYCKLPSDINERDLIVVDPMLATGGSASAAIHFLKERGAQSIKLVNLIAAPEGIEAVHRDHPEVPIYLACIDERLNEHGYIVPGLGDAGDRLFGTK; encoded by the coding sequence ATGTACGATAATGTTTATGTGTTAGATCATCCATTAATACAGCACAAAATCAGTTTGATAAGAGACGAAAATACAGGGTCAAAGGAATTTAGAGAGCTTGTAGAAGAGATATCTATGCTTATGGCGTATGAAGTGACGAGAGATCTTCCATTGGAAGAGATAGAAGTAAAGACACCTATTGCGGTTGCCAAGACGAAGGTTATAGCTGGCAAAAAGTTAGGCATAGTGCCAATCTTAAGAGCAGGACTTGGCATGGTAGATGGCATGATGAAGCTTATACCTGCAGCTAAGGTTGGACATATAGGGCTTTACAGGGATCCCGAGACATTGAAGCCTGTTGAATACTACTGCAAGTTGCCTTCTGATATAAATGAGAGGGATCTCATTGTAGTAGATCCTATGCTTGCAACAGGTGGATCCGCATCTGCTGCCATACACTTTCTGAAAGAGAGAGGTGCACAAAGCATAAAGCTTGTCAACCTCATAGCTGCACCTGAAGGCATAGAAGCTGTTCACAGGGATCATCCGGAAGTGCCTATCTATTTAGCTTGCATAGATGAGAGGCTAAATGAGCATGGATATATTGTGCCCGGTCTTGGCGATGCCGGTGACAGGCTTTTCGGAACGAAGTAA
- the rpiB gene encoding ribose 5-phosphate isomerase B, with amino-acid sequence MIAIGSDHGGYELKEAIKKHLEERGIEYKDFGTFSEESVDYPDYAREVAEAVASGQYEKGILLCGTGVGISIAANKVPGIRAAHVSDAFSARYSKEHNNANVLCMGGRVVGPGLAALLVDEWLDAEFQGGRHQKRIDKISEIEKKYLR; translated from the coding sequence ATGATTGCAATAGGTTCTGATCACGGTGGATATGAGCTTAAAGAAGCCATAAAGAAGCATCTTGAGGAAAGAGGGATAGAGTATAAGGATTTCGGTACATTTAGTGAGGAGTCTGTAGACTATCCTGATTACGCCAGAGAAGTGGCAGAGGCTGTAGCCAGCGGACAGTATGAGAAAGGCATACTTTTGTGTGGAACAGGCGTTGGCATATCGATTGCTGCCAATAAAGTGCCTGGCATAAGGGCAGCGCACGTGTCTGATGCCTTTTCAGCAAGGTACTCAAAAGAGCACAACAATGCAAACGTGCTTTGCATGGGGGGAAGAGTTGTAGGACCAGGTCTTGCAGCACTTTTGGTGGATGAATGGCTTGACGCAGAATTTCAAGGCGGTAGGCATCAAAAGAGGATTGACAAGATTTCTGAGATTGAAAAAAAATACTTGAGATGA
- a CDS encoding low molecular weight protein arginine phosphatase, which produces MKVLFVCTGNTCRSSMAEGIFNHIAREKGLSHVAESAGTMTYDGLPATDEAIRVLKEKYGIDISNHKSRLIKEEHIKDADLVLTMTEAQREFILKRHPEFADKVFTLNEFAGQKGDIEDPFGRGIDVYKKTAEEIYASIMRIIEKL; this is translated from the coding sequence ATGAAGGTATTATTCGTTTGCACAGGAAATACATGCAGAAGCAGCATGGCTGAAGGAATATTTAACCATATAGCAAGGGAGAAAGGCTTATCTCATGTAGCGGAATCAGCAGGCACTATGACTTACGATGGATTGCCAGCCACAGATGAAGCTATTAGGGTTTTAAAAGAAAAATACGGCATTGATATATCAAATCACAAATCGAGGCTCATTAAAGAAGAGCATATTAAGGATGCTGATTTAGTCTTGACTATGACAGAGGCGCAAAGGGAGTTTATCTTAAAAAGACATCCCGAATTTGCAGATAAAGTCTTTACATTAAATGAATTTGCAGGTCAAAAAGGAGATATTGAGGATCCGTTTGGAAGAGGCATAGATGTGTACAAGAAAACTGCAGAGGAAATATATGCATCTATAATGCGTATAATAGAAAAATTGTAG
- a CDS encoding L-threonylcarbamoyladenylate synthase has product MTKVVKLDRDNPDINLIDEAASILLNGGLVAFPTETVYGIGANSLNPDAVAKIFIAKGRPQDNPLILHISEFQDLFKYAKNVPNDALKLARQFWPGPLTMIFEKSDIVPSINTAGMNTVAIRMPSNKIAHTLIKRAGIPVSAPSANLSGKPSPTDASHVISDLYGRVDMIIDGGSCDVGVESTVVDMTGEIPTILRPGGITKEMIMGVVGSVEVDPIVYKKPSLDVKPKSPGMKYKHYSPDAEVYIVKGNIGDVIKKIQELTEFQLNNGKKVGIMATEQTCEKYRNGEVLVVGNRERPETIAKNLFRCLREFDKKGVDVVYAEGFDYDEIGLAIMNRLEKAAGYKEINV; this is encoded by the coding sequence ATGACAAAAGTAGTTAAGCTTGACAGAGATAATCCAGACATAAATTTAATTGACGAAGCAGCAAGTATACTTCTAAATGGTGGACTTGTGGCTTTTCCCACCGAGACAGTTTACGGCATTGGTGCCAATTCACTAAATCCAGATGCAGTTGCAAAGATATTTATAGCTAAAGGTAGACCTCAGGATAATCCACTTATTTTGCATATTTCAGAGTTTCAGGATCTCTTTAAATATGCTAAAAATGTCCCAAATGATGCGTTAAAGCTGGCACGTCAGTTTTGGCCGGGACCATTGACCATGATATTTGAAAAGTCTGATATTGTTCCGTCTATAAATACAGCCGGAATGAATACTGTAGCCATTAGAATGCCGTCTAATAAGATTGCACATACACTTATAAAAAGAGCTGGCATACCTGTGTCTGCTCCAAGTGCTAATCTATCCGGTAAGCCAAGCCCTACAGATGCTTCACACGTTATTAGCGACCTTTACGGCAGAGTTGACATGATAATAGATGGTGGAAGCTGTGATGTAGGTGTAGAGTCTACAGTGGTAGACATGACGGGAGAGATTCCTACCATTTTAAGGCCAGGTGGTATTACAAAAGAGATGATAATGGGCGTAGTTGGCAGTGTTGAAGTAGATCCTATAGTATATAAAAAGCCTTCTTTGGATGTAAAGCCTAAATCACCAGGCATGAAGTACAAGCACTATTCACCAGATGCAGAAGTCTACATAGTCAAGGGAAATATAGGCGATGTTATAAAAAAAATACAAGAGTTGACAGAATTTCAATTGAATAATGGCAAAAAAGTTGGTATAATGGCAACAGAGCAAACATGCGAAAAATATCGAAATGGGGAAGTTTTAGTAGTAGGCAACAGGGAAAGACCGGAGACTATCGCTAAAAATCTGTTTAGGTGTCTTAGGGAATTCGACAAAAAAGGCGTTGATGTAGTGTACGCTGAAGGGTTTGACTATGATGAAATTGGACTAGCTATAATGAATAGGCTTGAAAAAGCCGCTGGATACAAGGAAATCAATGTGTAA
- a CDS encoding ZIP family metal transporter, whose product MSNFHVVVLGFVIGIIGTGTGGAITFLFKKPSKRFLSTILGFAGGLMLSVVTFDLLPHAFETGGLNVGMLGLIAGVLIVVFFEDILPDKEKINNYLKEGIIMGFAIAIHNFPEGLAVGSGFMSSSSFGLSIAIVIALHDIPEGIAMATPLSIGGVTPFKNMIYAILAGIPTGLGAIAGVYMGEISPFFIALNLGIAGGAMLYVTCGEMIPESRDLYRGRISVFGMIAGIISGIIITRVL is encoded by the coding sequence GTGAGCAATTTTCACGTTGTTGTGTTGGGGTTTGTTATCGGCATAATAGGCACTGGTACAGGTGGTGCCATAACATTTCTTTTTAAAAAACCATCAAAGCGATTTTTAAGCACAATACTGGGCTTTGCAGGTGGTCTCATGCTGTCTGTAGTCACATTTGATTTGCTTCCACATGCCTTTGAGACAGGTGGATTGAATGTGGGTATGTTGGGGCTTATAGCAGGAGTATTAATCGTGGTGTTTTTTGAAGATATACTGCCTGATAAGGAGAAAATAAATAACTACTTAAAAGAGGGGATAATAATGGGATTTGCTATTGCAATACATAATTTTCCTGAAGGACTTGCTGTAGGCTCTGGATTTATGTCATCCAGTAGTTTCGGCTTAAGCATTGCAATTGTCATTGCCCTTCACGACATACCTGAAGGAATAGCTATGGCGACGCCTCTATCGATAGGTGGTGTAACGCCATTTAAAAACATGATTTATGCAATACTGGCGGGTATACCTACAGGCTTAGGAGCTATTGCTGGCGTTTATATGGGAGAGATATCCCCTTTTTTCATAGCGCTTAATTTAGGGATTGCTGGCGGCGCCATGCTTTATGTAACTTGCGGTGAGATGATCCCTGAGTCGAGAGACTTGTACAGGGGAAGGATTTCTGTATTTGGAATGATTGCAGGAATCATTAGTGGTATAATAATTACGAGAGTTTTATGA
- the prfA gene encoding peptide chain release factor 1, whose translation MIDKLKAIEDRYVELSQKLSDPESMKDMDEWKKMAKEQAGLEEIVQKYREYKKVKDDIESTKELIEMDDELKDMAEDELKSLEEKEESLLNEIKLLLLPKDPNDEKDVIMEIRAGAGGEEAALFAYDLFRMYTMYAEKKRWKYEIMSSNATELGGFKEVIFSIAGKGAYSRLKFESGVHRVQRIPTTEAGGRIHTSTATVAVLPEVEDVDIEINPNDIKIDVFRSGGHGGQSVNTTDSAVRLTHIPTGIVISCQDERSQLQNRERAMKILRAKLYEMAREEKEREISMTRKLQVGTGDRSERIRTYNFPQGRVTDHRIGLTLYKLQMVLDGDLDEIIDALLAEDQAERLESMQ comes from the coding sequence ATGATAGATAAACTTAAGGCAATTGAAGATAGATATGTGGAGCTTAGTCAGAAATTAAGCGATCCTGAATCCATGAAAGACATGGATGAATGGAAGAAGATGGCGAAAGAGCAGGCTGGATTAGAGGAAATCGTCCAAAAGTATCGAGAGTATAAAAAGGTCAAAGATGACATAGAGTCAACTAAAGAGCTAATCGAGATGGATGACGAGCTAAAAGACATGGCAGAGGATGAGCTAAAAAGCCTGGAGGAGAAAGAGGAAAGCCTCCTGAATGAGATAAAGCTTCTGCTGCTTCCGAAAGATCCAAACGATGAGAAAGATGTCATAATGGAGATAAGGGCAGGAGCTGGTGGCGAAGAAGCTGCGCTTTTTGCATATGACCTTTTTAGGATGTACACCATGTACGCAGAGAAAAAACGCTGGAAGTACGAGATAATGAGCTCCAATGCTACGGAGCTTGGCGGATTTAAGGAAGTCATATTCAGCATAGCCGGCAAAGGAGCGTATAGCAGGCTTAAATTTGAAAGCGGCGTTCACAGGGTTCAGAGGATACCCACCACAGAAGCTGGCGGAAGGATACACACATCTACTGCTACAGTTGCGGTATTGCCGGAAGTAGAAGATGTAGACATAGAGATAAACCCAAATGACATAAAGATAGATGTGTTTAGGTCTGGTGGCCACGGTGGGCAAAGCGTAAACACAACTGACTCGGCTGTAAGGCTTACCCACATACCCACAGGTATAGTCATATCGTGCCAAGATGAAAGGTCACAGCTTCAAAACAGGGAAAGAGCCATGAAGATACTTAGGGCTAAACTTTATGAGATGGCCAGAGAAGAAAAAGAAAGAGAAATTTCTATGACGAGGAAGCTGCAAGTTGGCACAGGGGACAGAAGCGAGAGAATAAGGACTTATAACTTCCCGCAAGGTAGAGTTACAGATCACAGGATAGGACTTACGCTTTACAAATTGCAGATGGTTTTAGATGGCGATTTAGACGAGATAATCGATGCCCTTTTGGCAGAAGACCAGGCAGAAAGGCTTGAAAGCATGCAGTGA
- the prmC gene encoding peptide chain release factor N(5)-glutamine methyltransferase has product MKIFDALNFGTQYLKNYVSEPRLEAEGLLSFLLGVGREYIIVNRDKELSENIFERYKGLLDLRKDGMPYQYIVGKKHFMGLIFKVSPNVLIPRNDTEVLVEEVLKRLQKNDVVLDIGTGSGAIAVSIAKYKDVKVYAVDISDDALSVARDNAYENGVLDKIVFLKSDLFSSVPKDVKFDVIVSNPPYIRSGDIDKLQEEVKKEPKIALDGGEDGLLFYRKIVRDSKEYIKSSGIIAFEVGYDEAGDVSRILLDGGYGNIEIVKDLQGIDRVVLGKWLGS; this is encoded by the coding sequence TTGAAGATATTTGATGCTTTAAATTTTGGGACACAGTATCTTAAAAATTATGTGTCAGAACCGCGGCTTGAAGCAGAAGGACTTTTATCTTTTTTATTAGGAGTAGGAAGGGAATACATTATTGTAAATAGAGATAAAGAGTTAAGCGAAAATATTTTTGAAAGATACAAAGGTTTGTTGGACTTGCGAAAAGACGGTATGCCTTATCAATATATAGTTGGGAAAAAGCATTTTATGGGACTTATATTTAAAGTAAGTCCCAATGTTTTAATACCGAGAAACGATACAGAGGTGTTAGTAGAGGAAGTCTTAAAGAGGCTTCAGAAAAACGATGTGGTATTGGATATAGGCACTGGAAGCGGCGCTATTGCTGTAAGCATAGCGAAATACAAAGATGTGAAAGTATACGCAGTTGATATAAGCGACGATGCTTTATCTGTTGCGAGAGATAATGCTTATGAGAACGGTGTTTTAGATAAGATCGTCTTTTTAAAAAGCGATTTATTTTCATCGGTGCCGAAAGATGTTAAGTTTGATGTAATTGTGTCAAATCCGCCGTATATTAGAAGTGGTGATATTGATAAATTGCAGGAAGAAGTAAAAAAAGAGCCTAAGATAGCCCTTGATGGAGGAGAGGACGGCCTTTTATTTTACAGAAAGATAGTCAGAGATTCTAAAGAATATATTAAAAGCAGTGGTATAATAGCATTTGAAGTGGGATATGATGAAGCAGGCGATGTATCGCGAATACTTTTAGATGGTGGATATGGCAATATAGAAATCGTAAAAGACCTTCAAGGAATAGACAGGGTAGTTTTAGGGAAATGGCTTGGTTCTTGA
- a CDS encoding DUF1385 domain-containing protein yields MKKTDIGGQAVIEGVMMRGHNSIATAVRCGNDIVVKKDMVKPLTKRHKILSVPFIRGTVALIDSLIIGIRTLSYSAELIEGESGDEEPSKFEIFLKKVFGDKLDDVIMYLSVALSLAISIIVFFVGPTYVAGFLKRYTENTFFINLFEGVLRVAIFIAYLALISRMEDIKRVFEYHGAEHKTIHCFEHEEELTVENARKYTTLHPRCGTNFLFIVMIVSIIVFSFLRWPSLYIRIISRILLLPVVAGISYEVIKIAGHSDNKVIAALVYPGLLLQKLTTKEPDDSQLEVAIASLKSVLEDEGGKAFEDI; encoded by the coding sequence ATGAAGAAGACGGATATTGGTGGACAAGCGGTAATAGAAGGTGTAATGATGAGGGGTCACAACAGCATAGCTACTGCTGTAAGGTGTGGAAATGATATAGTTGTAAAAAAGGATATGGTAAAGCCTTTGACCAAAAGGCATAAGATACTGTCAGTGCCATTTATAAGAGGAACAGTTGCACTTATAGATTCTTTGATAATTGGAATCAGGACATTAAGCTATTCTGCTGAATTGATAGAAGGTGAAAGCGGAGATGAGGAGCCTTCTAAGTTTGAGATATTTTTGAAAAAGGTCTTTGGCGACAAACTGGATGATGTCATAATGTATCTTTCTGTGGCTTTATCGTTGGCTATATCCATAATCGTATTTTTCGTAGGGCCAACTTATGTGGCAGGCTTTTTAAAGCGATACACCGAAAATACGTTTTTCATAAACCTTTTTGAAGGAGTCCTAAGGGTTGCAATATTCATCGCGTATCTTGCGCTCATATCGAGGATGGAAGACATAAAGAGGGTGTTTGAATACCATGGTGCTGAGCATAAGACGATACACTGTTTCGAACATGAAGAGGAACTTACCGTTGAAAATGCCAGAAAGTATACGACGCTTCATCCGAGGTGCGGCACAAACTTTTTGTTTATAGTAATGATTGTGTCAATTATCGTATTTTCGTTTTTAAGATGGCCCTCATTATACATAAGGATAATATCCAGAATACTGCTTTTGCCTGTCGTTGCTGGCATATCGTATGAAGTGATAAAAATAGCTGGTCATAGCGATAATAAGGTGATAGCAGCACTTGTTTATCCGGGACTGCTTCTTCAAAAGCTTACCACAAAAGAACCTGATGACAGCCAGTTAGAGGTAGCCATAGCATCTTTAAAAAGTGTTTTAGAAGATGAGGGAGGAAAAGCTTTTGAAGATATTTGA
- a CDS encoding thymidine kinase, whose translation MMYGPKDHGYIEVVTGPMFSGKSEELIRRIKRAKIAKQKVQVFKPAIDDRYSIDKVVSHNGDNMHAIAIVKASDILTYAEEDTDVFAIDEIQFFDSEIVDIVKEIADSGKRVICAGLDMDFRGEPFGPTPELMAIAEFVDKLTAICMKCGNPATRTQRLINGRPANYDDPIIMVGAKESYEARCRKCHEVPRT comes from the coding sequence ATGATGTACGGGCCTAAAGACCACGGGTACATAGAAGTTGTAACTGGTCCTATGTTTAGTGGAAAAAGTGAGGAGCTTATAAGAAGGATAAAAAGAGCCAAGATTGCCAAGCAAAAAGTTCAAGTCTTTAAACCGGCCATAGATGATAGGTATTCCATAGATAAAGTCGTATCTCATAATGGTGACAACATGCACGCAATTGCCATTGTAAAGGCATCTGATATATTGACATACGCTGAAGAAGATACGGATGTATTTGCTATAGATGAAATTCAGTTTTTTGATTCTGAAATAGTAGACATCGTAAAAGAGATCGCTGACAGCGGAAAAAGGGTCATATGTGCAGGGCTTGACATGGACTTTAGAGGTGAGCCATTTGGTCCCACTCCGGAATTGATGGCCATAGCTGAATTCGTCGACAAGCTTACTGCTATATGTATGAAATGTGGCAATCCCGCTACTCGCACACAAAGGCTTATAAATGGTAGGCCTGCCAATTACGATGATCCTATTATAATGGTGGGAGCAAAGGAGTCTTATGAAGCAAGGTGCAGAAAGTGCCACGAAGTCCCGCGAACTTAA
- the rpmE gene encoding 50S ribosomal protein L31, giving the protein MKEGIHPTYYHDAVVRCACGNTFVTGSTKKELRVEICSKCHPLFTGQQKLIDTGGRVERFKKKYNLDTK; this is encoded by the coding sequence ATGAAAGAAGGAATACATCCAACTTATTATCATGATGCAGTTGTAAGGTGTGCATGTGGAAATACATTTGTGACAGGTTCTACAAAGAAAGAACTTAGAGTTGAAATATGCTCAAAGTGCCATCCACTTTTTACTGGTCAGCAGAAGTTGATTGATACAGGTGGAAGGGTAGAAAGGTTTAAGAAAAAATACAATCTGGATACAAAATAA